A stretch of Ligilactobacillus faecis DNA encodes these proteins:
- a CDS encoding phage holin, LLH family: MTLIDMIVTILTAIITAVIGYCGSYFVKNSRALSMLRALEPLAKDAVVASQKLGVTEYLSGAMKKNHAVQAVVRALLDAGFTVKDEQIIVNAVEQAYAKQRDLLDQYPQKDKGAE, translated from the coding sequence ATGACTTTAATAGATATGATCGTAACGATTTTAACAGCGATCATCACAGCGGTGATTGGATATTGTGGTAGCTATTTTGTCAAAAACAGTCGAGCTTTAAGCATGCTTCGGGCATTAGAACCACTGGCTAAAGATGCAGTGGTTGCATCGCAAAAACTTGGAGTAACTGAATATTTGAGTGGTGCGATGAAGAAAAATCACGCTGTCCAAGCCGTTGTTCGGGCGCTCTTAGACGCAGGGTTCACCGTAAAAGATGAGCAGATCATCGTAAATGCAGTAGAACAAGCCTACGCTAAACAGCGGGATCTTTTGGATCAGTACCCACAAAAAGATAAGGGGGCAGAATAA
- a CDS encoding GH25 family lysozyme, with protein MNKKKLLLGVAVATTLFLATVAVPKQVEAARTDMVDVSNHNDYMTVGNFTAMRDQYGVKSVVTKISEGTYYHDWTAKNNISTAQQSGLYINGYHFARWSSVGGAQAEANYAVAMAKADGLPINAVLVADVEADQQQSIPKNINDLAVMEFKRIVEQAGYRYDIYTSQSWKNNVVSVPAGTGWIAQYPYNVTADRHTQHHAWQWASDAVFNGSYGHFDVSQLYDDYYTGGQDKNAVISNSDTHHVDNQSQAKQEQPVQTSTKDEDYTQTGVFTANTKLNVRTAPNTSAQIVAQYDPGESLTYDHVYIKGGYVWARYMSYSGSYHYVAMGVMGGQEYGTRRQVAPKQQVRSYQVRSGDTLGAIGRKLGTSVSHLQSANGIRNANLIYPGQTLRY; from the coding sequence TTGAATAAGAAAAAATTACTTCTGGGAGTCGCTGTTGCAACGACTCTTTTTTTGGCTACTGTGGCAGTACCCAAACAGGTAGAAGCCGCGCGTACTGATATGGTTGATGTGTCAAATCATAACGACTATATGACAGTTGGAAACTTTACTGCGATGCGTGATCAATACGGCGTTAAATCTGTTGTGACTAAAATCAGTGAAGGAACATATTATCACGACTGGACAGCAAAAAATAACATCAGCACAGCACAGCAATCAGGCTTGTACATTAATGGCTATCATTTTGCAAGATGGTCCAGTGTTGGCGGGGCGCAAGCCGAAGCTAATTATGCTGTGGCGATGGCTAAAGCAGATGGCTTACCGATCAACGCCGTTTTAGTTGCTGATGTTGAGGCTGATCAACAACAATCGATACCTAAGAATATTAATGATCTAGCAGTGATGGAATTTAAGCGAATCGTTGAACAAGCAGGTTATCGTTATGATATCTATACTTCTCAAAGCTGGAAGAATAACGTTGTCAGTGTACCAGCCGGGACTGGGTGGATCGCACAATATCCATATAATGTGACGGCTGATCGTCATACGCAACACCATGCTTGGCAGTGGGCAAGTGACGCAGTATTCAACGGCTCCTACGGGCACTTTGATGTCTCGCAACTTTATGATGATTATTACACTGGTGGCCAAGATAAAAATGCTGTGATCAGTAACAGCGATACGCACCACGTAGATAATCAAAGTCAAGCTAAGCAAGAGCAACCAGTACAAACTTCAACCAAAGATGAAGACTATACGCAGACTGGCGTGTTTACAGCTAATACTAAGCTTAACGTGCGTACAGCCCCAAACACTAGCGCACAGATCGTAGCCCAATACGATCCGGGCGAAAGCCTGACGTATGATCACGTCTACATCAAAGGTGGATATGTCTGGGCACGGTATATGAGTTATAGCGGTAGTTATCACTATGTAGCAATGGGGGTGATGGGTGGTCAAGAATACGGTACACGACGTCAAGTTGCACCGAAACAACAAGTGAGAAGTTATCAGGTCAGATCTGGTGATACACTTGGAGCGATCGGGCGAAAATTAGGTACATCAGTATCACACCTACAAAGCGCCAACGGGATCAGAAATGCCAACTTGATCTACCCCGGGCAAACGTTACGATACTAA
- a CDS encoding SDR family NAD(P)-dependent oxidoreductase → MEKKTALITGAYGGLGQCFAEIHAKTGGNLILVGRDPKKLVAQAEKLTEKYGITAHTIAVDLAEKEAAWSIYDTCEANGWTVDYLINNAGFGGQGEFIARTMEQDMAMIAVNIETPTRLAKLFLPDFVKRGNGKVLNVSSTAAAMPGPLQAVYYATKAYLTSWSEALWREVKDTGVTVTCLMPGAMQTGFAQAGGLSDTKLFANAVSPLEVAQAGYDAMLQGELEVIAGLTALQKPFMNLSPMIPKKLLLDNVYKLQERGSADN, encoded by the coding sequence ATGGAAAAGAAAACAGCGTTGATAACTGGTGCATATGGTGGTCTAGGACAATGTTTTGCTGAGATCCATGCTAAAACAGGTGGGAACTTGATCTTAGTTGGTCGTGATCCGAAAAAATTGGTGGCCCAAGCCGAAAAATTAACAGAAAAATATGGGATCACAGCACATACGATCGCCGTTGATCTGGCAGAAAAAGAAGCAGCTTGGTCGATCTATGATACGTGTGAGGCAAACGGTTGGACAGTTGATTATTTGATCAATAACGCTGGTTTTGGCGGTCAAGGTGAGTTTATTGCTCGAACGATGGAACAAGATATGGCGATGATCGCAGTCAATATCGAAACACCAACGAGATTGGCGAAACTATTTTTACCTGATTTCGTCAAGCGTGGTAATGGTAAAGTCTTGAATGTTTCTTCGACTGCAGCAGCTATGCCAGGCCCACTCCAAGCAGTCTACTATGCAACTAAAGCCTATCTCACAAGTTGGTCTGAAGCTTTATGGCGTGAAGTGAAAGATACCGGCGTCACAGTTACCTGTTTGATGCCTGGTGCGATGCAAACGGGTTTTGCTCAGGCAGGGGGCTTGAGTGATACTAAACTCTTTGCTAATGCAGTCTCGCCACTTGAAGTCGCTCAAGCTGGTTATGATGCGATGCTTCAAGGTGAATTAGAAGTGATTGCAGGGCTGACAGCTTTACAAAAGCCGTTTATGAATTTATCACCGATGATCCCAAAGAAGTTGTTGTTAGATAATGTTTATAAATTACAAGAACGCGGTAGTGCTGATAATTAA
- a CDS encoding AraC family transcriptional regulator, giving the protein MEKFVIDGRYAQLFEEYGLDLKELLTEVGLAPETFTKERPLVAERDYYHLMELIEHKLSDPLLPVKMATQEKIEQFSPPIFAAYCSQDGQTFIKRIAQYKKLIGPMTFKLKQTETTLTIELHSTASELSIPRFIAKSEFAFMVGMLRKATGFEVRPQKVQFHELMPKETSALADFFLVAPVSGAKDQITFALADLKRPFKSHDQTMWDYFEPELKKRLAELAVDDSVSAKVRNAITESLASGLFSIEDISQKLGYSKRTLQRRLKEENTTFQEQLNSAREILALHYLKNITMTTNDIAYLLGYQELNSFLRAFIVWRGISVSEYRAQNEH; this is encoded by the coding sequence ATGGAAAAATTTGTGATCGATGGTCGGTATGCACAGCTCTTTGAAGAATATGGTCTTGACCTAAAGGAACTTTTGACTGAAGTTGGCTTAGCGCCTGAGACTTTTACAAAAGAACGCCCTCTTGTGGCTGAAAGAGATTATTACCACTTGATGGAACTGATCGAACATAAGTTAAGTGATCCTTTGTTACCGGTCAAGATGGCGACGCAAGAGAAGATCGAACAATTTTCGCCCCCGATCTTTGCCGCTTACTGTAGTCAAGACGGTCAAACCTTTATCAAGCGGATCGCTCAGTATAAAAAATTGATCGGTCCGATGACGTTTAAACTCAAACAAACTGAGACCACTTTAACGATCGAGTTACATTCGACTGCAAGTGAACTAAGCATCCCACGCTTTATCGCTAAAAGTGAGTTTGCATTTATGGTGGGGATGTTGCGGAAAGCAACTGGCTTTGAAGTTAGACCGCAAAAAGTTCAGTTTCATGAGCTTATGCCTAAAGAAACCTCTGCTTTAGCCGACTTTTTCTTAGTTGCTCCTGTTTCAGGGGCAAAAGATCAAATAACCTTTGCGCTGGCTGATCTCAAACGTCCCTTTAAAAGTCATGATCAGACGATGTGGGACTACTTTGAACCAGAATTAAAGAAACGTTTAGCCGAACTAGCAGTTGATGATTCGGTCAGTGCTAAAGTTCGCAATGCGATCACCGAATCGTTAGCTAGTGGCTTATTTTCGATCGAAGATATTTCCCAAAAGCTCGGATATTCTAAACGAACTTTGCAACGCCGATTAAAAGAAGAAAATACGACGTTTCAAGAACAATTGAATAGTGCCCGTGAGATCTTAGCATTACACTATTTAAAAAATATCACGATGACTACGAACGATATCGCTTATCTACTAGGTTACCAAGAATTAAATTCTTTTTTACGCGCTTTCATCGTTTGGCGGGGGATCAGTGTCAGCGAATATCGCGCTCAAAATGAGCACTAA
- a CDS encoding DUF6711 family protein: protein MYYLKISGTVVDPAPQTMSVGIQDIDAKATRDAHGLLHRDRVATKRKITLTFGALTVSECAQILNAVKNEFFSVEFLDPQDGQMRSGTFYVGDRTTPVYSFVDTYPVWKGLSFDLIEQ, encoded by the coding sequence TTGTATTATTTAAAAATTTCTGGGACAGTGGTTGATCCGGCGCCACAAACTATGAGCGTTGGAATTCAGGATATAGATGCTAAAGCAACTCGTGACGCACATGGGTTGTTGCACCGTGATCGAGTTGCAACTAAAAGAAAAATAACTCTGACTTTTGGTGCTCTAACAGTTTCTGAATGTGCACAGATCTTAAATGCTGTCAAGAATGAGTTTTTTAGTGTTGAATTTTTAGATCCACAAGACGGGCAGATGCGATCAGGAACATTTTATGTTGGTGATCGGACTACACCAGTCTATTCTTTTGTTGATACCTATCCAGTTTGGAAAGGTTTATCCTTTGATCTAATTGAACAATAG
- a CDS encoding aldehyde dehydrogenase family protein, translating into MAYVSKNPYSNEVMAEFETLTDVEFEAKIAKAEEAFKTWKETSFATRAQILKKAAKLFRERNQELAALNTKETGKLITISLWENQMCADIFEYNAEHAAEFLAPHYLKTEDQLAGDAIGIYQPLGTIYEIEPWNVPFFQMARPTAAQLMAGNTVVLKHSSNVPQCALAFEKLLLDAGLPEGVFQNLFVDYEQSDRLLSDPRISGVTITGSTEVGREVAAKATHALKKNVMELGGSDAMVVLPDADMATVIEGALLGRLTNSGQVCLADKRMLIHESLYQTFLDELTKATNELTIGDPLEETTSYGPLCSKKAAAKVKAQIQKAVSHGAKATPIGPEVPADSAWVQATLLTEVTQDNPIAKEEIFGPVFMVFSYKDEAEMLALANGTPFGLGASVYTTDPKKAAALGEKLEAGAISINQPTMASYAIPFGGIKDSGYGREMSFSGMREFTNEKYLNSAKIDMQAVFENISRK; encoded by the coding sequence ATGGCATATGTAAGTAAAAATCCATACAGTAACGAAGTGATGGCTGAATTTGAAACTTTGACAGATGTTGAATTTGAAGCAAAGATCGCCAAAGCAGAAGAAGCATTTAAGACATGGAAGGAAACAAGTTTTGCTACACGAGCACAGATCTTAAAAAAAGCAGCTAAACTGTTTCGTGAAAGAAATCAAGAGTTAGCGGCTTTAAATACAAAAGAGACGGGGAAATTGATCACGATCTCTTTATGGGAAAACCAAATGTGTGCCGATATTTTCGAATATAATGCTGAACATGCAGCTGAATTTTTAGCGCCACATTATTTAAAGACCGAGGACCAATTAGCTGGGGATGCGATCGGGATCTACCAACCGTTAGGTACGATCTATGAGATCGAACCTTGGAATGTGCCTTTTTTCCAAATGGCACGTCCTACAGCCGCTCAGCTGATGGCTGGTAATACTGTCGTGTTGAAACATTCATCAAATGTGCCCCAATGTGCTTTAGCTTTTGAAAAATTACTTTTGGATGCTGGCTTACCAGAAGGAGTTTTCCAAAATCTCTTTGTTGATTATGAACAATCAGATCGTTTATTGAGCGATCCACGGATCAGTGGGGTCACGATCACTGGTAGTACTGAAGTCGGACGTGAAGTCGCGGCTAAAGCAACCCATGCTTTGAAGAAAAATGTGATGGAACTTGGTGGCTCAGATGCGATGGTCGTTTTACCTGATGCCGATATGGCAACTGTGATCGAAGGTGCCTTGCTTGGACGTTTGACAAATTCAGGTCAAGTTTGTTTAGCTGATAAACGGATGTTGATCCATGAATCGTTATACCAAACATTTTTAGACGAACTAACAAAAGCAACAAATGAACTCACCATTGGCGATCCTTTAGAAGAAACCACATCTTATGGTCCGCTTTGTTCTAAAAAAGCTGCTGCTAAAGTTAAAGCTCAGATCCAAAAAGCAGTAAGCCATGGAGCTAAAGCAACACCGATCGGACCAGAAGTTCCGGCCGATAGTGCTTGGGTCCAAGCAACGCTCTTGACTGAAGTGACACAAGATAATCCGATCGCAAAAGAAGAGATCTTTGGCCCTGTTTTTATGGTCTTTTCGTATAAAGATGAAGCTGAGATGCTTGCGCTTGCAAACGGAACGCCTTTTGGTCTAGGGGCGTCAGTGTATACAACAGATCCTAAAAAAGCAGCTGCTTTAGGCGAAAAATTAGAAGCGGGAGCGATCTCGATCAATCAGCCGACGATGGCTTCATATGCGATCCCCTTTGGTGGGATCAAAGACTCGGGATACGGGCGTGAGATGAGTTTTTCGGGGATGCGCGAGTTTACAAATGAAAAATATTTGAACAGTGCTAAAATAGATATGCAAGCTGTTTTTGAAAATATTTCACGTAAGTAG
- a CDS encoding DUF1617 family protein, with protein MSALNFKNAELVAVGNFLDGLKLKGRASRGRTKLIKVFAEKNKEYTEDLDEIRKNYFEVDDRGELKKDGDHYIFKNEDDLPQLQKEMSDLAEEKAVIDCTEYLEKFKALYQELLDYPYELDSQAALIYDVLMDQLEKTEEEGN; from the coding sequence ATGAGTGCATTAAATTTCAAAAATGCTGAATTAGTCGCAGTAGGAAACTTTCTAGATGGTTTGAAACTAAAGGGACGTGCCAGTCGTGGACGTACAAAGCTCATTAAAGTTTTTGCAGAAAAAAACAAAGAATACACCGAGGATCTAGATGAAATTCGCAAGAATTATTTTGAAGTCGATGATCGCGGTGAGTTGAAGAAAGATGGAGATCATTACATTTTTAAGAATGAAGACGACCTCCCGCAGTTACAAAAAGAAATGAGTGATTTGGCAGAAGAAAAAGCTGTGATCGATTGTACTGAATATTTAGAGAAATTCAAAGCTTTGTATCAAGAGTTGCTTGACTATCCATATGAATTAGATAGTCAGGCAGCTCTTATTTATGATGTTTTGATGGATCAGTTAGAAAAAACAGAGGAGGAAGGTAATTAA
- a CDS encoding type 1 glutamine amidotransferase — protein MRINILQHTPNEGPGALRAWAKEHGHELYIYHPYQFDGVLPSADTTDFLVILGGPMSPNDDLFWIKQERQLIRELLAKHVPIFGACFGAQQIAKALGSQITKAPAKEVGWAPVYLKSTVIPGIPKRLTALHWHEERFEIPKEAVHLFESDLVKEQGFLVGDNVLGLQFHFEPEADDVREIALNDRTYPNEGNALKQSTLDILQAKVPAENKAVLFKLLDFITQ, from the coding sequence ATGCGGATCAATATTTTGCAACATACACCAAATGAAGGGCCCGGTGCGCTCAGAGCTTGGGCCAAAGAACATGGACATGAACTTTATATCTATCATCCTTATCAATTTGACGGTGTCTTACCTTCAGCTGATACGACTGACTTCCTTGTTATTTTAGGGGGGCCGATGAGTCCAAATGATGACCTTTTTTGGATCAAACAAGAACGCCAACTCATAAGAGAACTCTTAGCTAAACACGTTCCGATCTTTGGCGCTTGTTTTGGAGCTCAACAGATCGCTAAAGCTTTAGGCTCTCAGATCACAAAAGCTCCTGCTAAAGAAGTCGGTTGGGCGCCAGTCTATTTAAAAAGCACTGTGATCCCTGGTATTCCTAAACGCTTAACTGCTTTACATTGGCACGAAGAACGCTTTGAGATCCCAAAAGAAGCCGTCCATTTATTCGAGAGCGATCTTGTCAAAGAGCAAGGCTTTTTAGTCGGTGATAATGTATTAGGTCTACAATTTCATTTCGAACCAGAAGCCGACGATGTCCGTGAGATCGCTTTGAATGATCGGACTTATCCAAATGAAGGTAATGCTTTAAAACAAAGCACGCTAGATATTTTACAAGCCAAAGTCCCAGCCGAAAATAAAGCTGTCTTGTTCAAATTGCTTGATTTCATTACACAATAA